ATGGCAAAAGGCAGGAACTCGGAGTTCCTCGGAGCGCATAGTTGTAGGGGCAGGAAATGTCTGTGCAGCACCGAGCACAGACCTCGGTGGCGATGGCTGTTGGAGAAGGACCCCAGCTCTCTGGTATCCAGGCTCTCTCCAGGCATCGGAGGGGGTCAgtgttcaacagcagcttgtgtgtgcgtgcatgtgtttttaattaaaaaaaaaaaaaaaaaaaaagccaaaaaaaaaaaccttaggagttgttgggggggcgggggggaagagcCTCCAGTTGCGTTTCTCTCAGCTGCTGTTGCAAGAGCTGTTCGGGAGGGGATTGGAGCAGTGCACTGGTCCTCAGCTGGTTCCTATTAGCGTTCCTGTCCGCTTTCCTCCGCGTGCTGGAGCGGTGCCCGCTTCGCACCACCTCGTTGCAGGGTGTCAGTGCACAGCTGCTCGCCGGGGCTGTACCAGGCTGCGCCGGTGATACGGGAGCAAAACCTCCCGGTGCTTGGGGCAGGGTGCGGACGATGGGGAGGAAGGGTCTGGGCGCTCggcctcccctgcctgctcctcttCTCGCTGCGGCGGGGGGGCTTCAGCCCCCTGTGCTCCAGGTTGTGCCCGCTTTCCAGGGCTCCTCATCCTTTAAGCTCCatccctgggcagcagcatctctgtaCCGAGAAGGCACGGGCGGTATCGGTGAGTCAGCCAGCCGCGCTGTCAGGGAAGCAGGCACTCCTCCATCCCTCATCCGGCGATAAGAAGAGCAGCAGCGATGTGGAGCCAAACCCCTGCCAGGACTCCAGCGtggttggactttttttttttttttttttttttttagcccgaATTTGGCGACAAGGTGCCCTGCTACAGCCTGGCCCTGGGCTGCCGGCGCTGGGGGTGCCTGCGCAGGGAGGCAGCCGATGCTTCGGGGATGCTGAGGGGTCTCACGGCAGACGCAGCACCGGGGTGTCGGATGGAGCTGCTTCGCTTCAGCATCTTTGCACCGAGCTTGGGTCTTGCTTCGCATTTAATTGCTGCAAAGGCTCCTGGTGTGGACTCACACTcgcttttcccccccctccctgctgtcaCACAACCGCAGCGGGGAAGGGGTTTGGGCTGGTAGCAGCACGGTGGCTCCTCTGAGAGCTGACTGCACTTTGGATCCACAAGGAATGGCACCAGGCATCTGCCAAGCAGCGTGCTTGTCCCTCGGACAACCCTGTGTGCAGGTTGCTGACGAACCACGTGTGAGTCTCCAAAGTTAGTGGCCTGGAATTCAGGGGGGATAAGGCCCGGTAATCCCATTAAACCCTCTGGAAAGGGCTTGACGGGGGCTGTGgagcagcaaaacaaagcagcacGAGGACTTTGCAGGCGAGGCAGCACTGAGCATCTCGATGTGGAGCAGTTCACCTGCGGCTGACGGAGAGCACCGGCCTTGGGTGCAACATCTTCTGCGTGGATGGGTCACGGCACCTTTTGTTGGCTGAATTTCTGGCCTCTGGGGCCTGGCAGGACAAGGAGAGGAGAGAGCCGAGCGTGGCACCGTGGTGGAAACACAGATTATCTGCCCTGGGGAAAGCAGCTCAGTTGCTTGAGAAGCATCAGCCCGCCCCAGCCGCAGCCAAGGGGGCAGCAGCCCCGTGGGACATGGTGGCCAGCTCGCCGCCCGCCGTGCTCACCCCGAATCCAACACCGGCCAGCTGTGGAACGAGGAGCGTCAGCGCTGTCTAACTCCGGGAGCCTCATTCCAGTGCTTTGAGTTTCCCTCGGGAGGCTGCATGGGGAGCCCTATATATAGGCACCCTATATAGGAGCGTGAGTTGCTGAGTGGGATGTCTAAAATTAGCTGTCCCACCCCCGGGCACCGCTGCTGCCGTAACGTGCGCCCTCGCCCCCCTCCTGCTCCACCAGCATCACACCGGCTCCCCCAGCCCAAAGGGGATAAAGAAATCACTcttgtggggagcagcagcaccccGGCACGGTCGGCTTTGGGGCTGAGCATCCCGCCTGCTTGGGGGCCGAGCATCCCACCTGCCTGGTGGATGATGGAGCAGGGGGTCTCCCATGTGGCGATGGAGACCCGAGCCCCTGGGAGCACCGGAGGCCACTGGAATTGCCGcgggatggggagaggagccccggggcgggcggcagcggcaGCCCCTGCATGTGCGCGGGCAGGCGGCCAAGCCGGCGGCGGGAGAACAAAACTCTCTTTCCATCTGTGAGGAGCCATCAGAGCGATGACACGAGACGTCCCCAGCAGAGACGTCCCTGCCTATCAGCAacccagccccacggggagggtcgggaggaggagatgggggtggtggtgtttgctcTGTGTTGTttgctggtttgggggttttttggtgttgattttttttgttgttgttggttggttttgttgtgtttttttttttcattttgtgccaAAAGATTTACGCTGGTTTTTTGGGAGTGATTCCCAGGGCTGCTCAGGTGCCAAGCGTGCTGGCGGCACATCTGGCCTGAGCTATTTCCAGGCTTCCAGGTAGAAAATGGCAGGATTTCCACTTGAACCACCAGCTTTGCGCAGCTGAAGCCTCGTGCTTGCGGCCGCAGGCAGAGCCCCCAGTACACGTGTGAGCCTCGAGGCCTTGCAAACTCGTGCCATCTACTGCGGGAGCTTTCCtggctgccctgggcactgcagcTTCGTGCCCTCTTTTGCCTGTTATTGCCTTTGCCACGTTGCTTTCTccctgctggtggggagggggtttCCCCCCGTGCCCGGCTGGCGTGGCAAGGATGTACAAGCATCGTCTCTgccacccctctccccctccagctcTTCACCGATGGCATCACCAACAAGCTCGTGGCCTGCTACACGGATGAGGGCATGGCGGACGCGGTGCTGGTCCGCGTCTACGGCAGGAAGACAGAGCTCTTCGTGGACCGGGAGACGGAGCTGAGGAACTTCCAGGTGCTGCGTGCCCACGGCTGTGCCCCCGACCTCTACTGCGCCTTCCAGAATGGGCTCTGCTACCAGTTCCTGCCGGGCATCGCGCTGGGACCCGACCACGTGCGGGACCCCCACATCTTCAGGTGTGCGGGTCTGGGGAGGAAATGCAGGGTGGGGAAACCAGCAAGGGGTTTGCTCCGTGTTTCCAGCTCTCTCCCTCACCGCCTTTGCTCCAGATGGGTGCTCGGGCATCGCTGGTGTGCACAGACCTGTTGCTGGGGGGTAAATGGGCCAAACTGCAGCCAggtttatagaatcacagaatggtttgggttgggagggacattaaagcccacccagtgccaacccctgccctgagccctgggacacctcccaccagaccaggttgctccaagccccctccaacctggccttgaacccctccagggatggggcagccacagcttctctgggcaacctgggccaggctctcaccaccctcacagcaaagaagttcttccaaatatctcatctcaatctcccctctttcagtttaaaaccgttaaccccttgtcctatcgctccgcTCCCTCGTAAAGAGGGATGCTCTTATCACCATGCTTTTAAAGCATCAGCTTTTGGTGAATAAAGAGCACGGCATGAGAACCCCAGCTTTTATCTGGAAGGGTGATCTCTGCGTTTGACCCAGACAGGGTCTGGAAATGCTGCAGAGGCTCGCGGCTGAAGTGGAGGGGATTTTCAGCTGCGCTGACCCCCCTGCCTTTTTAAACACAGCTTTCGGGGAACCCCCCTCAGGGCTGGTTTCGAGGAGTGCTTTTCCTGGGAATGCTGCTGCGCAGCCACCTCTCATCCGTGTTTCCTTCCAGGCTGGTGGCCCAGGAGATGGCCCGGGTACACGCCATCCATGCCAACGGGAGCCTCCCCAAGCCCATCCTCTGGCAGAAGCTGCACAAATACCTCACCCTCGTGAAGACGGATCTCAGCCCAAAGGTATCCAACCCCAGGTAAAGGCAGAGGGATCCCAAAGAGCCAGGCTCTGGCTTGGGCATCCGCTGCCCACCCATCTCTCAGTCTTCCCCGTACGGGACCTGGGGGAAGAGCCCCGGTTCCCAGGTAAAGCCTCTGCGGGACTCTGGGGCTGGGGATGGTGTCGGGGCTGGATCCGGGCACGTGGCAGCTTCTGGATCATTATCCCTCCATGAGCAAAGTCGTGGTCGAGCTCCCCCAAGAGCAGGTGGGATGGAGGCATCTCCGTGCACCCTTCAGCATCTTTTCTGCCAGTCTGGGAGCAGGGTTAGGGCAGAGACAGCTCTGGGTTGTGTCCAGAGACTCCCACCCACCATAATaatccatctcctcctcctcctccctgcataTCTAGCCAGCATTTTAAGCCCTCCTTAGAATAAGCTGAAGCTCAAGCCCTTCTTACGGCGGGGATGTGAGCAGCGAGGTTCAGCTAACGTTGGTGGAGGGGATGCTGGAAACCCAGTGTAGATTAGAGCAGCCAGCCCCCATTTCAAACCAGTTCATCCCATTTCTGGGAGCCTGGGTTCACGCCAGGTGAGTGCCGGGGTGTCAGGGAAGGATGTGGGCAGCCCCAAGAGGCGGCGGAGGTGAATGAACCCGAAGGCAAGCGAATAATTAACCTTGTTCCCTGAGGGGCAGTGGCAGGACACGGGGCTTTTCTCAGCTCCCACCCCGCCGCGGGCAGACTTTACCCAAGCCTCTACCTTCAGTGCAGCCAATTAAGTAATCATTAACTGGCTCTCTCCTTGGAATTGAAATTTCTGAGGTTACTGTGAGGGTACGTGCCCTGGCAGGATCCCAAAAAAATTTCCTGTTGCCTGGGGGTTAGTCGGGCGCTTTGGGAGCGAGTGCTGGGGGGTTCCGTGGCTTGAATTTGGGGGGtggatggggagaagggaagggctgaGGCTGCACCGTGGCATCTGCCAGGCACCCTGGGTACCACACCAGAGGGTGTCCCCACCAAACCTGACCTGCCCACCAAAAACAGCATCGTTACCCCTCGCTTGGTGTCACTGATGAGTCTCTTTATAAAATGCACGGAGGGAAGCAAGGGGCAatgctgtccctctgcccccgAGGGAGGTTCCCCGTAAGCAGAAGTGATTCCACCCcgttccccttccccagcctccagcaggaCGTGCCCAGCCTGGAGATGCTCGAGCAGGAGCTGGCCTGGATGAAGGAAACGCTCTCCCAGCTGGGGTCCCCTATCGTCCTTTGCCACAATGACCTGCTCTGCAAGAACATCATCTACGACGGGACACAAGGTTCGTGGCAGCAGGAGGGGTCTGTCCCCTGTCAACCTCCCCGGGGAGGGGCGACAGCTCCATCTCCAGCCCCTCTCACAGCCTCTGCCTTTGCCTCCGCAGAGAACGTTCGCTTCATAGACTACGAGTACACGGGCTACAACTACCAGGCTTTCGACATCGGAAACCACTTTAATGAGTTTGCAGGTGAGCTGGGGTCCTCCCCGTGGCACCGAAGCCACCCCCCGCCCTCAGTTGCAGAGGCTGCCCTGAGGTCTCCCgctccctggggatggaggaggcagtTGCATCCCCAGTCCCGTGGTGGGAAATGGGACAATTCCTGGGCTGCCCGGGGTTAGAGCGATGTGTGAGGGAGGGtctctgctggtggtgggtgccgtgctgctggcagcaagcagcctggctgctgctgggatgcAATTCCTGCACGAACCCAGCTCTTAACAGTGCAAGGGCTGGGTGGGTGCCTCGAATCAGCTTGTGgacacctggagctgcaggggtTTCGCTCACCCGGCCATGCCCTGTGGTCAGGTCACTTTGCCCTGGAGaaaccctccctttcccccttcctgcccttgggcatcGCTGACCCCGGCTCCCCTTGCAGGCGTGAAGGAGGTGGATTATCGCCTCTACCCCAGCAAGGAGACCCAGTTGCAGTGGCTGCGCTCCTACCTGCAGGCCTACAAACAGCTCACCC
This portion of the Numenius arquata chromosome 24, bNumArq3.hap1.1, whole genome shotgun sequence genome encodes:
- the ETNK2 gene encoding ethanolamine kinase 2 produces the protein MASQRRAAPPRGRRPRGSPRHMGRGSGSAELGMAVPPGRCPDCPGPEPGGGGGTPAVLHLGIAVDEGDVLPGALRLMRELRPGWEPERVKTKLFTDGITNKLVACYTDEGMADAVLVRVYGRKTELFVDRETELRNFQVLRAHGCAPDLYCAFQNGLCYQFLPGIALGPDHVRDPHIFRLVAQEMARVHAIHANGSLPKPILWQKLHKYLTLVKTDLSPKVSNPSLQQDVPSLEMLEQELAWMKETLSQLGSPIVLCHNDLLCKNIIYDGTQENVRFIDYEYTGYNYQAFDIGNHFNEFAGVKEVDYRLYPSKETQLQWLRSYLQAYKQLTQGDRGGSGVSEEELETLYVQVNKFSLASHFLWACWGLIQDKYSTIDFNFLRYAKLRFKQYFKMKPVVTALQISK